From Streptomyces sp. TLI_053, a single genomic window includes:
- a CDS encoding AzlD domain-containing protein, with protein sequence MSLLAILLLAAGTYAFRLAGPLLGSRLTVSDRLRHLLAVAAAVLLVALTATGALTAGNDFAGWARPAGVLVAGVLALRRAPFPLVVVAAAGTTALLRLCGVA encoded by the coding sequence ATGTCCCTGCTCGCCATCCTCCTGCTGGCCGCCGGCACCTACGCGTTCCGGCTGGCCGGCCCCCTGCTCGGCAGCCGCCTCACCGTCTCGGACCGGCTGCGCCACCTGCTCGCCGTGGCCGCCGCCGTCCTGCTGGTCGCCCTGACCGCGACCGGCGCACTCACCGCGGGCAACGACTTCGCGGGCTGGGCCCGGCCGGCCGGCGTCCTGGTCGCCGGTGTCCTCGCGCTGCGGCGCGCGCCCTTCCCGCTCGTCGTGGTGGCGGCCGCCGGGACCACGGCGCTGCTGCGGCTGTGCGGGGTCGCCTGA
- a CDS encoding ADP-ribosylation/crystallin J1: MNGPTNRPPSTATTVAVPTASAVQHAVPTTTLWRPTGPKELALVAAADWRAWPPRLPDQPIFYPVLNEDYAIRIARDWNVPASGSGYVTRFEVETAFLSRYPVRRAGGRTILELWVPAEELAEFNRHIVGRIEVVHEFRPQG, from the coding sequence ATGAACGGCCCGACGAACCGACCCCCGAGCACCGCGACCACCGTTGCCGTCCCGACCGCCTCCGCCGTGCAGCACGCCGTGCCGACCACCACGCTGTGGCGTCCCACCGGCCCGAAGGAGCTGGCCCTGGTCGCGGCCGCCGACTGGCGGGCCTGGCCGCCGCGCCTGCCGGACCAGCCGATCTTCTACCCGGTGCTGAACGAGGACTACGCGATCCGCATCGCGCGGGACTGGAACGTGCCCGCCTCCGGGAGCGGTTACGTCACCCGCTTCGAGGTGGAGACCGCGTTCCTGAGCCGCTACCCCGTCCGCCGGGCGGGCGGCCGCACCATCCTGGAGCTCTGGGTGCCGGCCGAGGAGCTGGCGGAGTTCAACCGGCACATCGTCGGCCGCATCGAGGTCGTGCACGAGTTCCGCCCGCAGGGCTGA
- a CDS encoding ABC transporter permease, whose protein sequence is MDDEPLVRWYWIGDHLGYLGDLLADHAVIALVPVLIGLLLAVPLGLACTRFPRLYQPLAAVFNIVYALPSLAVFVVLIPYTGLATQATVMIPLTFYAVAVLLPTTVDGLRAVPDPVRQAATAMGYGPWHRLAAVELPAAVPYLVAGLRVAAVSSISLASVGALVGRGGLGYLFVDGFQRTFPTPIVAGIVLIAVLALAVDLLLVGARRVLAPWAVREKGAGQ, encoded by the coding sequence GTGGACGATGAACCGCTCGTCCGCTGGTACTGGATCGGCGACCATCTCGGCTACCTCGGCGACCTGCTCGCCGACCACGCCGTCATCGCCCTCGTCCCGGTCCTGATCGGCCTGCTGCTGGCGGTCCCGCTCGGCCTGGCCTGCACCCGGTTCCCGCGCCTCTACCAGCCGCTCGCCGCCGTCTTCAACATCGTCTACGCCCTGCCCTCGCTGGCCGTCTTCGTGGTTCTCATCCCCTACACCGGGCTGGCCACCCAGGCCACCGTGATGATCCCGCTGACCTTCTACGCGGTCGCCGTGCTGCTGCCGACCACCGTGGACGGGCTGCGTGCCGTCCCCGACCCGGTGCGGCAGGCCGCGACCGCGATGGGGTACGGACCGTGGCACCGGCTGGCCGCCGTCGAACTGCCCGCCGCCGTCCCCTACCTGGTGGCCGGTCTGCGGGTGGCGGCCGTCTCCAGCATCTCGCTGGCCTCGGTCGGCGCGCTGGTCGGCCGGGGCGGCCTCGGCTATCTGTTCGTCGACGGCTTCCAGCGCACCTTCCCGACCCCGATCGTGGCCGGGATCGTCCTGATCGCGGTGCTCGCGCTGGCCGTGGACCTGCTGCTGGTCGGCGCCCGCCGGGTGCTCGCCCCCTGGGCCGTCCGGGAGAAGGGAGCGGGGCAGTGA
- a CDS encoding ABC transporter substrate-binding protein yields MSTFTPLSGSATPRPTGAAAVRRTASVAALAALALAATACSSSGGDPLGGGASTSAAAGTGTSAAAAPGGTVVVGSANFPENVLLGSIYAQALRAKGVKVEEKFNIGSREVLYGQLQSGSLSVLPEYNGALLAYLGGKSADPTAAAVNAELTKTLPASLGILESSPAEDKDTLSVSQESADKLGLKSIADLAAKAGEFTIGGPPEFKSRQEQPLKDVYGLTFKEWKSTGETTANAVKDGSIQVGNVFSTDPKITQLKLVPLTDPKNLFGAQNVTPLVNKAKVDATATGALNAVSAKLDTAGLLALMKKVAVDKEDPSAVAKEWLKSSGLS; encoded by the coding sequence ATGTCGACATTCACTCCGCTGAGCGGCTCCGCGACCCCGAGGCCGACCGGAGCGGCGGCGGTGCGCCGGACCGCCTCCGTGGCGGCCCTGGCCGCGCTCGCCCTCGCCGCGACCGCCTGCTCCTCCTCCGGCGGCGACCCGCTGGGCGGCGGCGCGTCGACCTCGGCGGCCGCCGGGACCGGTACTTCCGCGGCCGCCGCCCCAGGGGGGACGGTCGTGGTCGGCTCCGCGAACTTCCCCGAGAACGTGCTGCTCGGCTCGATCTACGCCCAGGCGCTCCGGGCCAAGGGGGTCAAGGTCGAGGAGAAGTTCAACATCGGCAGCCGCGAGGTGCTCTACGGGCAGCTGCAGAGCGGCAGCCTCTCCGTCCTGCCCGAGTACAACGGCGCGCTGCTCGCCTACCTGGGCGGCAAGTCGGCCGACCCGACCGCGGCGGCGGTCAATGCCGAGCTGACGAAGACGCTGCCCGCCTCGCTGGGGATCCTGGAGTCCTCGCCCGCCGAGGACAAGGACACCCTGAGCGTCAGCCAGGAGAGCGCCGACAAGCTCGGGCTCAAGAGCATCGCGGACCTGGCTGCCAAGGCGGGCGAGTTCACCATCGGCGGCCCGCCGGAGTTCAAGTCGCGGCAGGAGCAGCCGCTGAAGGACGTCTACGGTCTGACCTTCAAGGAGTGGAAGTCCACCGGCGAGACCACGGCCAACGCCGTCAAGGACGGCTCGATCCAGGTCGGCAACGTCTTCTCCACCGATCCGAAGATCACCCAGCTGAAGCTCGTGCCGCTCACCGATCCGAAGAACCTGTTCGGCGCCCAGAACGTCACGCCGCTGGTCAACAAGGCCAAGGTGGACGCGACGGCGACCGGTGCGCTCAACGCGGTGTCGGCCAAGCTGGACACGGCGGGGCTGCTGGCGCTGATGAAGAAGGTCGCGGTGGACAAGGAGGACCCGTCGGCGGTGGCCAAGGAGTGGCTGAAGAGCAGCGGACTGTCCTGA
- a CDS encoding acyl-CoA dehydrogenase family protein, with protein MAKPTRIDPADLLAVGDLLTDEERLVRDTVRKFTEDRIRPHIGDWFERGVFPARELAPELGALGVLGMHLDGYGCAGSTAVAYGVACMELEAADSGLRSFVSVQGSLAMRSIHAFGSEEQKQRWLPGLAAGELIGCFALTEPDFGSDPANMRTRARRKGAGEGADWVLSGSKMWITNGSLSDVAVVWAQTDDGVRGFLVEPGMPGFTVTDVHGKLSLRASVTSELAFDEVVLPADAVLPGVTGLRGPLSSLNEARYGILWGTVGAARDCYTAALDYAKSRVQFGRPIAGFQLTQQKLVEMMLEVEKAYLVALRIGRLKDEGAARPAHVSFGKLNNVRAALEIARSARTVLGANGITTEYPVLRHANNLESVLTYEGTGEIHTLVLGEAITGESAYH; from the coding sequence ATGGCGAAGCCGACCAGGATCGACCCCGCCGACCTGCTCGCCGTCGGTGACCTGCTCACCGACGAGGAGCGGCTCGTCCGCGACACCGTGCGGAAGTTCACCGAGGACCGGATCCGCCCGCACATCGGCGACTGGTTCGAGCGCGGGGTCTTCCCCGCCCGCGAACTCGCCCCCGAACTCGGCGCCCTCGGCGTGCTCGGCATGCACCTCGACGGCTACGGCTGCGCGGGCTCGACCGCCGTCGCCTACGGGGTCGCCTGCATGGAACTGGAGGCCGCCGACTCGGGACTGCGCAGCTTCGTCTCCGTCCAGGGCTCGCTCGCGATGCGCTCCATCCACGCGTTCGGATCGGAGGAGCAGAAGCAGCGCTGGCTGCCCGGCCTCGCCGCCGGCGAACTGATCGGCTGCTTCGCCCTCACCGAACCGGACTTCGGCTCCGACCCCGCCAACATGCGCACCCGCGCCCGCCGCAAGGGCGCCGGCGAGGGCGCGGACTGGGTGCTCTCCGGCTCCAAGATGTGGATCACCAACGGCTCGCTGTCCGACGTCGCGGTGGTCTGGGCGCAGACCGATGACGGCGTCCGGGGCTTCCTGGTCGAACCCGGCATGCCCGGCTTCACCGTCACCGACGTGCACGGCAAGCTGTCCCTGCGCGCCTCGGTGACCAGCGAGCTCGCCTTCGACGAGGTGGTGCTGCCGGCCGACGCCGTGCTGCCCGGCGTCACGGGGCTGCGCGGACCGCTGTCCTCACTCAACGAGGCCCGCTACGGCATCCTCTGGGGCACCGTCGGCGCAGCCCGCGACTGCTACACCGCCGCCCTGGACTACGCGAAGAGCCGGGTCCAGTTCGGCCGCCCGATCGCCGGCTTCCAGCTCACCCAGCAGAAGCTGGTCGAGATGATGCTGGAGGTCGAGAAGGCGTACCTGGTCGCGCTGCGGATCGGCCGGCTCAAGGACGAGGGCGCGGCGCGCCCGGCGCACGTCAGCTTCGGCAAGCTCAACAACGTCCGGGCCGCGCTGGAGATCGCCCGCAGCGCCCGCACCGTGCTCGGCGCCAACGGCATCACCACCGAGTACCCGGTGCTGCGGCACGCCAACAACCTGGAGTCGGTGCTCACCTACGAGGGCACCGGCGAGATCCACACCCTCGTCCTCGGCGAGGCGATCACCGGCGAGTCCGCGTACCACTGA
- a CDS encoding ABC transporter permease subunit codes for MNWLTWLGDFFSAPDRRSGSNAIAHRIAEHLLLSGEALLCAALLAVPLGLLIGYTGRGVTVVTAMAGAARALPTLGLVTLAVLLAGVGDTAVLVPLVALAAPPLLVAAVEGVRGTDPDVRDAARGVGLTHPQVLWQVCLPSALPTLLAGFRTATVQVIATATVAAYVGLGGLGRYVVDGLATRDYAATVGGALLVVLLAVAAQAFFALLARYALPPGLRAQQRAADRRSS; via the coding sequence GTGAACTGGTTGACCTGGCTGGGGGACTTCTTCTCTGCCCCGGACCGCCGCAGCGGTTCGAACGCGATCGCCCACCGGATCGCCGAGCACCTGCTGCTCTCCGGTGAGGCCCTGCTCTGCGCCGCGCTGCTGGCCGTCCCGCTCGGGCTGCTGATCGGCTACACCGGGCGCGGCGTCACCGTGGTGACCGCGATGGCCGGCGCGGCCCGCGCACTGCCGACGCTCGGGCTGGTGACGCTGGCGGTCCTGCTCGCGGGAGTCGGCGACACCGCCGTCCTGGTGCCGCTGGTGGCGCTGGCGGCGCCGCCGCTGCTGGTCGCCGCCGTCGAGGGGGTCCGGGGCACCGACCCGGACGTGCGGGACGCGGCCCGCGGGGTCGGGCTGACGCATCCGCAGGTGCTGTGGCAGGTCTGCCTGCCGTCGGCGCTGCCGACCCTGCTGGCCGGCTTCCGGACCGCGACGGTGCAGGTCATCGCGACCGCGACGGTGGCCGCGTACGTCGGGCTCGGCGGCCTCGGCCGGTACGTCGTCGACGGGTTGGCCACCCGGGACTACGCGGCGACGGTCGGCGGCGCGCTGCTGGTCGTCCTGCTGGCGGTCGCGGCCCAGGCGTTCTTCGCCCTGCTGGCCCGGTACGCGCTCCCGCCCGGGCTGCGGGCGCAGCAGCGGGCCGCGGACCGCCGGTCGTCGTGA
- a CDS encoding glycosyl hydrolase family 18 protein, whose amino-acid sequence MRLPRSLRAALTACVTLVASAGLVAGATTAGAAPTGPATAEAAAATPLPTRVFAPYFESWTGESPATLAAQSGAKYLTMAFLQTATKGSCTPYWNGDTSLPVAQSSFGADFAKIRANGGDVIPSFGGYTADTTGTELADSCTDVNQIAAAYENLITTYDISRIDLDIEVDSLDNSAGVDRRNKAIKLVQDWAATNGRKIQFSYTLPTTTSGLAASGLAVLKNAVTNNAKIDVVNMMTFDYYDNAAHDMAADTQTSANGLYNQLAKLYPTKTPAQLWGSIGITEMIGVDDFGPAETFTLANANTVYNWAVSKGINTLSFWALQRDNGSCAGAAARDDCSGIAQNTWDFTKIFAPFTSNTQPVNDFSVGVTPNSGTVVAGSSATATVSTAVVSGSAQNVALTVSGAPAGVTATVNPGSVTAGSPATLTVATTAATTPGTYPLTVTGTAASGSHTATYTLKVTSTQPGNDFSVGVSPAAGSVTAGSSATATVGTTVVSGSAQNVALTVSGAPAGVTATVNPGSVTAGSSATLTVATTAATTPGTYPLTVTGTAASGSHTSTYTLTVTGVTLPGGLVNGGLETGSLGPWTCQTGGSVVSTPVHSGSYALQAAANASQTGQCSQTVTLAPNKAYTLTGWVQGSYAYVGVSGGATGSTWTSASGWTKLSVPFTTGASGTVTVYLHGWYGQGSVYGDDFSIA is encoded by the coding sequence ATGCGTCTACCCAGATCACTTCGGGCCGCCCTGACGGCCTGCGTCACGCTCGTCGCGTCGGCCGGCCTGGTCGCCGGCGCGACGACGGCGGGCGCGGCGCCGACCGGCCCGGCCACCGCCGAGGCCGCGGCGGCGACCCCGCTCCCCACCCGGGTGTTCGCCCCCTACTTCGAGTCCTGGACCGGCGAGAGCCCCGCCACGCTGGCCGCGCAGTCCGGCGCCAAGTACCTGACGATGGCGTTCCTGCAGACCGCCACCAAGGGCTCCTGCACCCCGTACTGGAACGGCGACACCTCGCTGCCCGTCGCGCAGTCCTCGTTCGGCGCCGACTTCGCCAAGATCCGTGCCAACGGCGGCGACGTCATCCCGTCGTTCGGCGGCTACACCGCCGACACCACCGGCACCGAACTGGCCGACAGCTGCACCGATGTCAACCAGATCGCCGCCGCCTACGAGAACCTCATCACCACGTACGACATCAGCCGGATCGACCTCGACATCGAGGTCGACTCGCTGGACAACTCGGCCGGTGTCGACCGCCGCAACAAGGCGATCAAGCTGGTCCAGGACTGGGCCGCCACCAACGGCCGGAAGATCCAGTTCTCCTACACGCTGCCGACCACCACCAGCGGCCTCGCCGCCAGCGGGCTCGCGGTGCTGAAGAACGCCGTCACCAACAACGCCAAGATCGACGTCGTCAACATGATGACGTTCGACTACTACGACAACGCCGCGCACGACATGGCGGCCGACACCCAGACCTCCGCCAACGGTCTGTACAACCAGCTGGCGAAGCTCTACCCGACCAAGACCCCCGCGCAGCTGTGGGGTTCGATCGGCATCACCGAGATGATCGGCGTCGACGACTTCGGCCCGGCCGAGACCTTCACGCTCGCCAACGCCAACACCGTCTACAACTGGGCGGTCTCGAAGGGCATCAACACGCTGTCCTTCTGGGCGCTGCAGCGCGACAACGGCAGCTGCGCGGGCGCCGCCGCCCGTGACGACTGCTCCGGGATCGCGCAGAACACCTGGGACTTCACCAAGATCTTCGCGCCGTTCACCAGCAACACCCAGCCGGTGAACGACTTCTCGGTCGGCGTGACCCCCAACTCGGGCACCGTCGTGGCCGGTTCGTCGGCGACGGCGACCGTCAGCACCGCCGTGGTCTCCGGTTCGGCGCAGAACGTCGCCCTCACCGTCAGCGGCGCCCCGGCCGGCGTCACCGCCACCGTCAACCCCGGTAGCGTCACCGCCGGTTCCCCGGCGACGCTGACCGTCGCCACCACCGCCGCCACCACCCCGGGCACCTACCCGCTCACGGTGACCGGCACCGCCGCCTCCGGCAGCCACACCGCCACCTACACGCTGAAGGTGACGAGCACCCAGCCCGGCAACGACTTCTCGGTCGGCGTGAGCCCCGCCGCCGGTTCGGTCACCGCCGGTTCCTCGGCGACCGCGACCGTCGGCACCACCGTGGTCTCCGGTTCGGCGCAGAACGTCGCCCTCACCGTCAGCGGCGCCCCGGCCGGCGTCACCGCCACCGTCAACCCCGGTAGCGTCACCGCCGGCTCCTCGGCGACGCTGACCGTCGCCACCACCGCCGCCACCACCCCGGGCACCTACCCGCTCACGGTGACCGGCACCGCCGCCTCCGGCAGCCACACCAGCACCTACACGCTGACCGTCACCGGCGTCACGCTGCCCGGCGGGCTCGTGAACGGCGGTCTGGAGACCGGCAGCCTCGGCCCGTGGACCTGCCAGACCGGCGGCAGCGTGGTGAGCACCCCGGTCCACTCCGGCTCGTACGCGCTCCAGGCGGCGGCCAACGCGTCCCAGACCGGCCAGTGCTCGCAGACCGTCACCCTGGCGCCGAACAAGGCCTACACCCTGACCGGCTGGGTCCAGGGCAGCTACGCCTACGTCGGCGTGAGCGGTGGCGCCACCGGCTCCACCTGGACCAGCGCATCCGGCTGGACCAAGCTCAGCGTCCCGTTCACCACCGGCGCCTCCGGGACCGTGACCGTCTACCTGCACGGCTGGTACGGCCAGGGCAGCGTCTACGGCGACGACTTCTCGATCGCCTGA
- a CDS encoding GNAT family N-acetyltransferase: MYTVRPVTAEELLGAAERLGGLLADTVDGGASVGFLAPLDPGTAADWWRALAPDVGAGRLLLWVAHPEAGTGSGSGSGRRIAGTVQLRPASTANGRHRAEVAKLMVHRADRGHGLAGRLLAALEEEAVGRGIRTLVLDTETDSPAERLYAAAGWTRVGTVPDFATDPAGVPHATTVFYKALRAAGSPGR, encoded by the coding sequence ATGTACACAGTCCGGCCGGTGACGGCGGAGGAACTGCTCGGCGCCGCCGAGCGGCTGGGCGGGCTGCTGGCGGACACCGTCGACGGCGGCGCCTCCGTCGGCTTCCTCGCTCCGCTCGACCCCGGCACGGCGGCCGACTGGTGGCGGGCGCTGGCCCCGGACGTCGGGGCGGGGCGGCTGCTGCTCTGGGTCGCGCACCCGGAGGCGGGTACCGGTTCCGGGTCCGGGTCGGGGCGGCGGATCGCGGGCACGGTGCAGCTGCGGCCGGCGTCGACCGCCAACGGCCGGCACCGGGCGGAGGTGGCCAAGTTGATGGTCCACCGGGCGGACCGGGGCCACGGACTGGCCGGCCGGCTGCTGGCGGCTCTGGAGGAGGAGGCCGTCGGGCGCGGGATCCGGACCCTGGTGCTCGACACCGAGACGGACAGCCCCGCCGAACGGCTGTACGCGGCGGCGGGCTGGACCAGGGTCGGCACGGTGCCGGACTTCGCGACCGACCCGGCGGGGGTGCCGCACGCGACCACCGTCTTCTACAAGGCGCTGCGGGCGGCCGGCTCCCCCGGGCGCTGA
- a CDS encoding alkaline phosphatase family protein: MSTPPLPRPRVLVVGIDGVRYDLLDQVPMPRLAEVAEAGFLAPVTVADSTPTMSGPCWATIVTGVEPAKHGVWGNHLGGNRLDVFPDFTTRLARGDRRRTFVAAGWDPLVIGESGGPLFRAPGRLCYVAPAEDTPEAWEAVDEEVTREAVDVLRHADPEASFVYLGAVDETAHFLGCGEEYRASMRAADERLGRLLDAVRARPGRAEEAWTVIVVTDHGHVDGGGHGGRTVEERTAWVACAGPGIPAAPPTGEIRHPDVAAQVYAALGRPIDPHWTLDGRPFPVAVPATAAA, from the coding sequence ATGTCCACACCGCCGCTGCCGCGCCCCCGGGTCCTCGTCGTCGGGATCGACGGCGTCCGGTACGACCTGCTGGACCAGGTCCCGATGCCGAGGCTCGCGGAGGTCGCCGAGGCCGGCTTCCTGGCGCCCGTGACGGTGGCGGACTCCACCCCCACCATGTCCGGACCGTGCTGGGCCACCATCGTGACCGGTGTGGAGCCCGCCAAGCACGGCGTCTGGGGCAACCACCTCGGCGGCAACCGGCTCGACGTCTTCCCCGACTTCACCACCCGGCTGGCCCGCGGCGACCGGCGCCGCACCTTCGTCGCGGCCGGCTGGGACCCGCTGGTGATCGGCGAGTCCGGCGGACCGCTGTTCCGCGCGCCCGGCCGCCTCTGCTACGTCGCCCCCGCCGAGGACACCCCCGAGGCGTGGGAGGCCGTCGACGAGGAGGTCACCCGGGAGGCCGTGGACGTGCTGCGCCACGCCGACCCGGAAGCCTCCTTCGTCTACCTCGGCGCCGTCGACGAGACCGCCCACTTCCTCGGCTGCGGCGAGGAGTACCGCGCCTCGATGCGCGCCGCCGACGAGCGTCTCGGCCGGCTCCTGGACGCGGTACGCGCCCGGCCCGGCCGCGCCGAGGAGGCCTGGACGGTCATCGTCGTCACCGACCACGGCCACGTCGACGGCGGCGGCCACGGCGGGCGGACCGTCGAGGAGCGCACCGCCTGGGTGGCCTGCGCCGGACCGGGCATCCCCGCCGCCCCGCCCACCGGGGAGATCCGCCACCCCGATGTCGCGGCCCAGGTCTACGCCGCCCTCGGCCGGCCGATCGACCCGCACTGGACCCTGGACGGCCGGCCCTTCCCGGTCGCCGTGCCGGCGACCGCGGCGGCCTGA
- a CDS encoding multidrug effflux MFS transporter: MPGPTAGSAGDTSTAPAVPATPGDATSGEAAAADAPAVDASAAAGASGRAAIVVLGGLVALGPLTTDLYLPGLPAIAEDLVAEPAAVQLTLTFSMFGVAAGQLIFGPLSDRFGRRPPLLVGLVVYTLASVVCVIAPDLTVLIAARFVQGAAGAAGLVIGRAVARDRFEGVAMIRFLASITLISGLAPILAPLFGAQMLRFTSWRGTFGALAALGLLLTLVAFAALRETLPASARRGGGLSSTLRTMGGLLRNLPFLGLLLTSTFAFGALFGYISGSSVVLQHVYHVSPQTYSLLFGLNSVAIVGATQLNGRVLAPRFTAGALMRTGLAVMIAAGVSLVLVTAVWDLGLVAVCASLFVMMASLGMVLPNSAARALSLVAPQSAGSASALLGTGTFLCGAVVAPLSSLGGSPSAVLLAVVVLSCAVLSAASYLLLLRPARTAPAEAAEPAAA; this comes from the coding sequence ATGCCTGGTCCGACCGCCGGCTCTGCCGGTGACACGTCGACCGCCCCCGCCGTCCCCGCCACTCCCGGCGATGCCACTTCCGGCGAAGCCGCTGCCGCCGATGCACCCGCCGTCGACGCATCTGCCGCCGCCGGTGCGAGCGGCCGTGCCGCCATCGTCGTCCTCGGCGGTCTGGTCGCTCTCGGCCCCCTCACCACCGACCTCTACCTGCCCGGTCTGCCCGCGATCGCCGAGGACCTCGTGGCCGAACCGGCCGCCGTCCAGCTCACCCTCACCTTCTCGATGTTCGGTGTGGCGGCCGGGCAGCTGATCTTCGGTCCCCTCAGTGACCGCTTCGGGCGCCGTCCGCCCCTGCTCGTCGGACTCGTCGTCTACACCCTCGCCAGCGTCGTCTGCGTGATCGCCCCCGACCTGACCGTGCTGATCGCGGCACGCTTCGTCCAGGGCGCTGCGGGCGCCGCCGGACTGGTCATCGGCCGGGCCGTCGCCCGCGACCGCTTCGAGGGCGTCGCGATGATCCGCTTCCTCGCCTCGATCACCCTGATATCCGGCCTGGCCCCGATCCTGGCGCCGCTCTTCGGCGCCCAGATGCTGCGCTTCACCTCCTGGCGCGGCACCTTCGGCGCCCTGGCCGCCCTCGGCCTCCTCCTCACCCTGGTGGCCTTCGCCGCCCTGCGCGAGACCCTCCCGGCCTCCGCCCGGCGCGGCGGCGGCCTGAGCAGCACCCTGCGCACCATGGGCGGGCTGCTGCGCAACCTGCCGTTCCTGGGGTTGCTGCTGACCAGCACCTTCGCCTTCGGCGCGCTGTTCGGCTACATCAGCGGCTCCTCGGTGGTGCTCCAGCACGTCTACCACGTGTCGCCGCAGACCTACAGCCTGCTGTTCGGGCTCAACTCGGTGGCGATCGTCGGCGCCACCCAGCTCAACGGGCGGGTCCTCGCGCCCCGGTTCACCGCGGGGGCGCTGATGCGCACGGGCCTCGCGGTGATGATCGCCGCCGGGGTGTCCCTGGTCCTGGTCACGGCGGTCTGGGACCTCGGGCTGGTCGCGGTGTGCGCCTCGCTCTTCGTGATGATGGCCAGCCTCGGCATGGTCCTGCCGAACTCGGCCGCCCGCGCGCTGAGTCTGGTCGCCCCGCAGTCCGCCGGTTCCGCCTCCGCGCTCCTCGGCACCGGCACCTTCCTCTGCGGCGCCGTGGTCGCCCCGCTCAGCAGCCTGGGCGGCAGCCCGTCGGCGGTGCTGCTCGCGGTCGTCGTGCTCAGCTGCGCGGTGCTCTCCGCCGCGTCCTACCTGCTGCTCCTGCGGCCCGCGCGGACCGCTCCGGCCGAGGCGGCGGAGCCGGCCGCCGCGTAG